The following are encoded in a window of Haloarcula halophila genomic DNA:
- a CDS encoding ABC transporter ATP-binding protein, with amino-acid sequence MSRATDTPATDTQGDRAVLRTDGVTKRFGGLTAVDSVDIEVNQGEIVGLIGPNGAGKSTLFNCITGSLDADEGNVYLQGEDVTDWPEYKIARAGLGRMFQETRIFGDMTVRKNLLIAAQEGGADVGNLLRRPDDSLLGRANELLEYVDLGGLADVRAGRLSFGQQKLIEFSMALMAEPEILLMDEPAGGINPSMIGKLIEYIRTANTDEEATIFLIEHNMDFVMEIADRIYVLAHGERIAEGTPEAIQNDQRVLDAYLGRE; translated from the coding sequence GTGAGTCGAGCCACTGACACGCCGGCGACCGACACCCAGGGAGATCGTGCAGTCCTGCGGACCGACGGTGTCACCAAGCGGTTCGGCGGGCTGACTGCCGTCGACAGCGTCGATATCGAGGTCAACCAGGGCGAGATCGTCGGCCTCATCGGTCCCAACGGTGCCGGGAAGTCGACGCTGTTCAACTGCATCACGGGCTCTCTCGATGCCGACGAAGGCAACGTCTACCTCCAGGGTGAGGACGTCACGGACTGGCCCGAGTACAAGATCGCTCGGGCCGGGTTGGGACGGATGTTTCAGGAGACGCGCATCTTCGGGGATATGACCGTCAGGAAGAACCTCCTGATCGCCGCACAGGAAGGGGGTGCCGACGTGGGGAACCTGCTGCGACGGCCCGACGACTCGTTGCTGGGGCGTGCCAACGAACTGCTGGAGTACGTCGACCTCGGTGGACTGGCGGACGTGCGGGCCGGCCGACTGAGCTTCGGCCAGCAGAAGCTCATCGAATTCAGCATGGCACTCATGGCTGAACCCGAGATTCTGCTGATGGACGAACCGGCCGGCGGGATCAACCCCTCGATGATCGGAAAGCTCATCGAGTACATCCGTACGGCAAACACCGACGAGGAGGCGACGATCTTCCTGATCGAACACAATATGGACTTCGTCATGGAGATCGCTGACCGGATCTACGTACTGGCCCACGGTGAGCGCATCGCCGAGGGAACGCCAGAAGCGATCCAGAACGACCAGCGCGTCCTCGACGCGTACCTTGGGAGGGAATGA
- a CDS encoding branched-chain amino acid ABC transporter permease, with protein sequence MSTETDDSGTLKSIFPPDQVDRVFRTCDDHGWKLLIASAVVGALPPVLGLQSGYYMTVLTEMYLFAILALSWDIVGGQTGYPSFGNMAFFGIGAYTTAILVKDFAVAFPAAFLVAGLVATVFALVIGIIVLRLRGHYFAIATLGVLLAAQQVSRNLDITGGASGKILLETPSGTEFYYLFLGVLVAEAAVVYYLSSTRFGFVLNAIRDDEGKATAMGFNTTYYKTAAWMLAALFTGFAGGAYSLFNTFIDPQTAYNGAWNVELIAMALLGGSGTVAGPIIGAFGLHTVIEIVESYAVGWQLVLLGLAVIVTVIAIPEGLVGSLRQYASQMEYYKHGGMAAADGEADADEENPPSGGDSP encoded by the coding sequence ATGAGCACGGAGACGGACGACTCCGGAACGCTCAAGTCGATCTTCCCGCCGGATCAGGTCGATCGCGTGTTTCGGACCTGTGACGACCACGGCTGGAAGCTTCTGATCGCCAGTGCCGTCGTCGGTGCACTCCCGCCGGTGCTGGGCCTCCAGTCGGGGTACTACATGACGGTCCTGACCGAGATGTACCTCTTTGCCATCCTGGCACTGTCCTGGGACATCGTCGGCGGCCAGACCGGCTACCCGAGCTTCGGGAACATGGCCTTCTTCGGGATCGGCGCGTATACGACGGCGATCCTGGTCAAGGACTTCGCGGTCGCGTTCCCGGCGGCGTTTCTCGTCGCCGGACTGGTCGCGACGGTGTTCGCGCTGGTCATCGGGATCATCGTCCTGCGCCTGCGGGGCCACTACTTCGCCATCGCGACGCTGGGCGTCCTGCTCGCGGCCCAGCAGGTCTCGCGGAACCTCGACATCACCGGCGGTGCCAGCGGGAAGATCCTGCTGGAGACGCCCTCGGGAACGGAGTTCTACTACCTGTTCCTGGGCGTGCTGGTCGCCGAGGCAGCGGTCGTCTACTACCTCTCCAGTACCCGCTTCGGGTTCGTCCTCAACGCCATCCGGGACGACGAGGGGAAGGCTACCGCGATGGGGTTCAACACGACCTACTACAAGACCGCCGCGTGGATGCTGGCGGCGCTGTTTACCGGCTTCGCCGGCGGTGCCTACAGCCTGTTCAACACGTTTATCGATCCCCAGACTGCCTACAACGGTGCCTGGAACGTGGAACTGATCGCGATGGCGCTGCTGGGCGGTTCCGGCACTGTCGCCGGGCCGATCATCGGTGCGTTCGGCCTCCATACGGTCATCGAGATCGTCGAGTCCTACGCGGTCGGCTGGCAGCTCGTCTTGCTGGGCCTGGCGGTTATCGTGACTGTCATCGCTATCCCGGAGGGGCTTGTCGGCTCGCTACGGCAGTATGCCAGTCAGATGGAGTACTACAAACACGGCGGGATGGCCGCCGCCGACGGTGAGGCAGATGCGGACGAAGAGAACCCGCCTTCGGGAGGTGACTCTCCGTGA
- a CDS encoding branched-chain amino acid ABC transporter permease — MAATQFVVNGLLVGALFAAVAVGFALIWGVVDIINLAHGEMVMLGGYTSYWVLSLVTGNAEGSPLLFLATVPVAIGVLFVVGYALQRTLVSRVIGTDIFLTLLVTFGASIAIQQLALQAWSANPRSIQVSFADPSLAIAGVVVPKMKLVAFAGALVLTAVLFVFLKRTRTGRAIRAVAQNPEAAALVGIDVEHTRAVTFGLSSAIAGGVGSFIAVILNIQPQMGLIYTLKSFVIVVFGGVGSIPGALVGGLLLGSVEELVAGFISSQWTLAVSFSLLIVLLVVKPKGLFGEGVGE, encoded by the coding sequence ATGGCGGCGACACAGTTTGTCGTCAACGGCCTGCTCGTCGGGGCGCTGTTCGCGGCGGTCGCCGTCGGCTTCGCCCTCATCTGGGGCGTCGTCGACATCATCAACCTCGCCCACGGCGAGATGGTGATGCTGGGGGGGTACACCTCCTACTGGGTCCTCTCGCTGGTGACCGGCAACGCCGAGGGCTCGCCGTTGCTGTTCCTGGCGACGGTCCCGGTCGCGATCGGCGTGCTGTTCGTCGTCGGCTACGCGCTCCAGCGGACGCTCGTCTCCCGGGTCATCGGGACGGACATCTTCCTGACGCTGCTCGTGACCTTCGGAGCGAGCATCGCCATCCAGCAACTGGCGTTGCAGGCCTGGTCGGCCAACCCGCGGTCGATCCAGGTCTCCTTCGCCGACCCCTCTCTGGCGATCGCGGGCGTCGTCGTCCCGAAGATGAAACTCGTCGCCTTCGCCGGGGCGCTGGTCCTGACGGCGGTGCTGTTCGTCTTCCTCAAACGGACCCGGACTGGACGTGCGATCCGCGCGGTCGCACAGAACCCGGAGGCTGCTGCCCTCGTGGGTATCGACGTCGAACACACCCGCGCGGTGACGTTCGGGCTCTCGTCGGCCATCGCGGGCGGCGTGGGGTCGTTCATCGCCGTCATCCTCAACATCCAGCCACAGATGGGACTGATCTACACGCTGAAGAGCTTCGTCATCGTCGTCTTCGGCGGCGTCGGCTCGATCCCCGGCGCGCTCGTCGGTGGCCTGTTGCTCGGCTCCGTCGAGGAGTTGGTCGCCGGATTCATCTCCTCGCAGTGGACGCTGGCGGTGAGTTTCTCGCTGCTGATCGTCCTGCTGGTCGTCAAGCCAAAGGGCCTGTTCGGTGAGGGGGTGGGAGAATGA
- a CDS encoding amino acid ABC transporter substrate-binding protein: MTREHDRRKFLKIAGSTGVIGLTGLSGCSGDGGSGGDGGSGDGSSGDGGSGDGGDGGDGGSTDGSGSGSDVLTLGGSMSLSGDNADLGQLYKDAYELTIQRINENGGVEAGDGNTYELEMILRDDGTDASTSKSIYQELIDRENVDYLLGPYSSTVTLPASAVAAQNQKPMVEGGGASPEIFAQGNEWIFGLLPTANKYAKSFIDMCLAQDETPESIAILAEDGTFSQSTAEGARQKIDQTDLELVVDQTFPSNTSDLSTNLGRVRDNDADILLLCAHQKHNIILANQMETQSVNVDAAMGTVGSLNDSFKEEVGANGDYMYGPSSWAVNANFDDPVYGKTGDFVSAIEENYGYTPDYHSAAGEAVILTFMNAFQNVDEVAPTPVRDEIRNSDFSSVYGGIAFDDSGVIDKNMLVYQWQPDPGLQITYPENVAQSDPVYPMPDWSER, from the coding sequence ATGACCCGAGAACACGACCGACGGAAGTTCCTCAAGATTGCTGGTAGCACAGGCGTGATCGGACTGACTGGCCTCTCCGGCTGCTCCGGGGACGGCGGTAGTGGCGGCGATGGCGGGAGTGGCGACGGCAGTAGCGGCGACGGCGGAAGCGGTGACGGCGGCGACGGCGGTGACGGTGGATCGACAGACGGGAGCGGTAGCGGTTCGGACGTGCTCACGCTGGGCGGATCGATGAGTCTGTCCGGGGACAACGCCGATCTCGGCCAGTTGTACAAGGACGCTTACGAACTCACGATCCAGCGGATCAACGAGAACGGCGGCGTCGAGGCCGGTGACGGCAACACCTACGAACTGGAGATGATCCTCCGGGACGACGGGACCGACGCGTCGACCTCGAAATCCATCTATCAGGAGTTGATCGACCGTGAGAACGTCGACTACCTCCTCGGACCGTACTCCAGTACGGTGACGCTTCCGGCCAGTGCTGTCGCCGCACAGAACCAGAAGCCGATGGTCGAGGGCGGCGGTGCGAGCCCGGAGATCTTCGCGCAGGGTAACGAGTGGATCTTCGGCCTCCTGCCGACGGCCAACAAGTACGCCAAGTCGTTCATCGACATGTGTCTCGCGCAGGACGAGACGCCCGAATCCATCGCGATCCTCGCGGAGGACGGGACGTTCAGCCAGTCCACGGCGGAAGGCGCCAGACAGAAGATCGACCAGACCGACCTCGAACTGGTCGTCGACCAGACGTTCCCCTCGAACACCTCGGACCTCTCGACGAACCTCGGGCGGGTCCGGGACAACGACGCCGATATCCTGCTGTTGTGTGCCCACCAGAAACACAACATCATCCTGGCCAACCAGATGGAGACCCAGAGTGTCAACGTCGACGCCGCGATGGGCACCGTCGGCAGCCTCAACGACTCGTTCAAGGAGGAGGTCGGCGCCAACGGGGACTACATGTACGGCCCGTCCTCGTGGGCAGTCAACGCGAACTTCGACGATCCGGTGTACGGCAAGACCGGCGACTTCGTCTCCGCCATCGAGGAGAACTACGGCTACACGCCGGACTACCACAGCGCCGCCGGCGAGGCCGTCATCCTGACGTTCATGAACGCGTTCCAGAACGTCGACGAGGTCGCGCCGACCCCGGTCCGCGACGAGATCCGCAACTCCGACTTCTCGTCGGTGTACGGCGGCATCGCCTTCGACGACAGCGGAGTCATCGACAAGAACATGCTGGTCTACCAGTGGCAGCCCGACCCCGGCCTCCAGATCACCTATCCCGAGAACGTCGCGCAGTCCGACCCCGTCTACCCGATGCCGGACTGGAGTGAACGCTAA
- a CDS encoding SLC13 family permease has protein sequence MTWGGLQTPRRTAGALVVAVTLTAVVAAVPTPSGLALAGQYALATMVLAATLWVTTALPLPVTALLIPVALTVFGVYDEMQAALSGFADPLIFLFIAGFMLAETLQTHNIDRRLALYLINRLGRSPRLLILAIMIATAGLSMWVSNTATTAMMTPVALGVLAEVVGREATEDGVSNMRVATLLGTAYAASVGGVGTLIGTPPNVVAVAFLDRLVGVEISFAQWLAVGVPIVVVTLPLTWYVLTFWLYPPEIDDVDDARAQAGEYLQEEGPLSPAGRRAAYIFAGTAGLWILGGLGVLFQGVLPDPWFVTLFGGEGQTIFGLTGHRGVLYFVVVGLLAIPALVLSGADEWENLVDIDWGTIILFGGGISLADALADTDATEWLARSVFDAVVGAPLVLVVLAVIVFTVLVTELSSNTATTTILAPVLIGLGSVLAGTLGVDPVPAAVFLTVTGALAASFAFALPVATPPNAIVFGSGHLRQRDMIRAGVVLNVLMTLVLTALVVVFFATIWPAVLW, from the coding sequence ATGACCTGGGGCGGCCTGCAGACACCACGCCGAACCGCCGGCGCTCTCGTCGTCGCGGTCACGCTGACCGCCGTCGTCGCCGCCGTCCCGACGCCGTCGGGGCTCGCTCTGGCCGGACAGTACGCCCTGGCGACGATGGTGTTGGCCGCGACGCTGTGGGTCACGACGGCGCTTCCGCTCCCCGTGACTGCGCTGCTCATCCCGGTCGCACTGACGGTATTTGGCGTCTACGACGAGATGCAGGCCGCACTGTCCGGCTTTGCGGACCCGTTGATCTTCCTGTTTATCGCGGGGTTCATGCTCGCCGAGACGCTGCAGACCCACAACATCGATCGGCGACTCGCGCTCTATCTCATCAACCGACTCGGCCGATCCCCTCGATTGCTCATTCTGGCGATCATGATCGCGACGGCGGGACTCTCGATGTGGGTCTCGAACACCGCGACGACGGCGATGATGACGCCGGTCGCACTCGGCGTCCTCGCGGAGGTAGTCGGTCGGGAAGCGACCGAGGACGGCGTCTCGAACATGCGGGTCGCGACGTTGCTGGGGACGGCGTACGCGGCAAGTGTCGGCGGCGTCGGGACGCTGATCGGGACCCCACCCAACGTCGTCGCCGTGGCCTTTCTCGACCGGCTCGTCGGCGTCGAGATCTCCTTCGCACAGTGGCTCGCGGTCGGCGTTCCGATCGTCGTCGTCACGCTCCCGCTGACCTGGTACGTCCTGACGTTCTGGCTGTACCCGCCAGAGATCGACGACGTCGACGACGCGCGAGCCCAGGCTGGCGAGTACCTCCAGGAGGAGGGACCGCTCTCGCCGGCCGGTCGCCGGGCGGCCTACATCTTCGCCGGGACCGCCGGACTGTGGATTCTCGGGGGGCTGGGTGTCCTCTTCCAGGGCGTGCTTCCCGACCCGTGGTTCGTGACGCTGTTCGGTGGCGAGGGCCAGACGATATTCGGACTGACTGGCCACCGTGGCGTCCTCTACTTCGTCGTCGTCGGCTTGCTTGCGATCCCGGCGCTGGTCCTTTCGGGTGCCGACGAGTGGGAGAACCTCGTCGACATCGACTGGGGGACGATCATCCTCTTCGGCGGTGGCATCTCCCTCGCCGACGCGCTGGCCGACACCGACGCGACTGAGTGGCTCGCTCGCTCGGTGTTCGACGCCGTGGTCGGCGCGCCGCTCGTGCTCGTGGTGTTGGCCGTCATCGTCTTCACCGTCCTCGTGACGGAGTTGTCCTCGAACACGGCGACGACGACGATTCTCGCGCCAGTGCTCATCGGGCTCGGGAGCGTCCTGGCGGGGACACTCGGGGTCGATCCGGTCCCGGCCGCCGTCTTCCTCACTGTCACCGGCGCGCTCGCGGCGAGTTTCGCCTTCGCGCTGCCGGTGGCGACCCCACCCAACGCCATCGTCTTCGGGAGCGGCCACCTCCGCCAGCGGGACATGATCCGTGCTGGAGTCGTGTTGAACGTCTTGATGACGCTCGTGCTCACCGCGCTGGTGGTCGTCTTCTTCGCGACGATCTGGCCAGCGGTTCTTTGGTGA
- a CDS encoding class I SAM-dependent methyltransferase, protein MGVPCVRVAREDGEATRGRLAEAGLVDDGYDITVQDGSLYIPVTDPEAVPDAFTVVEFDTPAREGQTMPADLLSFDPSYERIGETVIVDEDDPDRAEEIADAIIESDLPVTTVLNRASKIKGTQRVRDWDLLAGENTEVLHREYGSEFLLDLAEVYFSPRLATERHRVVEQVRSGEHAFDMFAGVGPFVIPFARRGAVCVGTDINETAIEYLRENARRNGVEERVTAISGDVRDAATEYAGWADRIVMNLPHSADEFLETAVTLAGEDCWLHYYDIQHEDDPYGPGERAIRDAAQPTYDVSVETRHTVRSYAPHEHNVVLDVHLTR, encoded by the coding sequence ATGGGCGTTCCCTGCGTTCGCGTGGCACGCGAGGACGGTGAGGCCACCCGCGGCCGGCTGGCCGAGGCCGGACTCGTCGACGACGGCTACGACATCACCGTTCAGGACGGCTCACTGTACATCCCGGTGACCGATCCGGAAGCGGTCCCCGACGCGTTCACTGTCGTCGAGTTCGACACGCCGGCCCGCGAGGGACAGACGATGCCGGCCGACCTGCTGTCGTTCGACCCCAGCTACGAACGGATCGGGGAGACCGTCATCGTCGACGAGGACGACCCCGACCGAGCAGAGGAGATCGCCGACGCCATCATCGAATCCGATCTCCCCGTGACGACAGTCCTCAACCGTGCTTCGAAGATCAAGGGAACACAACGGGTCAGAGACTGGGATCTCCTGGCCGGCGAGAACACGGAGGTGCTCCACCGGGAGTACGGCTCGGAGTTCCTGCTCGATCTGGCCGAGGTGTATTTCTCCCCCCGGCTGGCCACCGAGCGCCACCGGGTCGTCGAACAGGTCCGGTCGGGCGAACACGCCTTCGATATGTTCGCCGGTGTCGGTCCGTTCGTGATCCCGTTCGCGCGACGGGGTGCCGTCTGTGTGGGGACGGACATCAACGAGACGGCGATCGAGTACCTCCGGGAGAACGCCCGCCGGAACGGTGTCGAGGAACGGGTCACCGCGATCAGTGGCGACGTCCGGGACGCCGCGACAGAGTACGCGGGATGGGCCGATCGGATCGTGATGAACCTCCCCCACAGCGCCGACGAGTTCCTGGAGACGGCCGTGACACTCGCCGGCGAGGACTGTTGGCTCCACTACTACGACATCCAACACGAGGACGATCCGTACGGGCCGGGCGAGCGGGCGATCAGGGACGCGGCACAACCGACCTACGACGTCAGCGTCGAGACGCGCCATACGGTCCGCTCGTACGCACCGCACGAGCACAACGTCGTTCTGGACGTTCACCTGACGAGGTGA
- the dph5 gene encoding diphthine synthase, with amino-acid sequence MLTFVGLGLYDERSVTLAGRDAIEAADRVFAEFYTSRLVGTDLESLEATHGTDIEVRDRAGVERDPEPVLAAAETEAVAFLTAGDTMVSTTHTDLRLRAENRGIETRVIHGTTAQTAAGSLTGLQNYRFGKATTLPFEDAHGGDGVPDSVVSTIEANQARDLHTLVYLDIKVDDPHWDDSDDTYMTADHAAEQLADRFPEQLGVVVARAGSPDPTVVADTLTALSEREFGAPLHLLVVPADLHPIEEDALTELAGLPEKR; translated from the coding sequence ATGCTCACCTTCGTCGGCCTCGGACTCTACGACGAGCGCTCTGTCACACTGGCCGGTCGGGACGCGATCGAGGCGGCCGACCGCGTGTTCGCGGAGTTCTACACCAGTCGGCTCGTCGGAACCGACCTCGAATCCCTGGAAGCCACCCACGGTACCGACATCGAAGTCCGTGACCGCGCTGGCGTCGAACGGGACCCCGAACCGGTTCTGGCCGCCGCCGAGACCGAAGCCGTCGCCTTCCTGACCGCGGGCGATACGATGGTCTCGACGACACACACCGATCTGCGCCTCCGGGCCGAGAACCGTGGGATCGAGACGCGCGTGATCCACGGGACGACGGCACAGACCGCCGCCGGGTCGCTGACCGGACTCCAGAACTACCGCTTCGGGAAGGCCACGACTCTCCCGTTCGAGGACGCCCACGGTGGTGACGGCGTCCCCGACAGCGTCGTCTCGACGATCGAAGCCAACCAGGCCCGCGACCTGCATACGCTGGTCTACCTCGATATCAAGGTCGACGATCCCCACTGGGACGACAGCGACGACACCTACATGACCGCGGACCACGCCGCCGAGCAGCTCGCCGATCGCTTCCCCGAGCAACTCGGTGTCGTCGTCGCCCGCGCCGGAAGCCCGGACCCGACCGTCGTCGCCGACACGCTCACAGCGCTCTCAGAACGGGAGTTCGGGGCACCGCTGCATCTGCTCGTCGTTCCAGCCGACCTCCACCCGATCGAAGAAGACGCGCTAACCGAACTCGCCGGACTCCCCGAGAAGCGTTAG
- the artA gene encoding archaeosortase A: protein MMATVLQSRVTFAGLSFDPLVLSEPLMWLVLASFLGSALLHHRDEQWARITAVTGWGLFGAFWFVLIPHFVLTQKSFVEGIGSVAAVPLSLYAGYLLWNGRDSLFVLTRAVGTMGIVYVPFLTIEPLRQFLVEVVTDQTGFLMALLGVDPVVVDGFSHNGIEIVTKQYPYESTFWFDHEEGPVTYNILLACTGIGSISIFAGAILAVSAPWRRKLRALAATAAVIYVLNLFRNVFIAISFGRQRMQVFEGPIMSLFGISDPRMVSYYLADRILAQVGSVVVLVGLTWILVRELPEMTVLVEDLLFMLTGNEYDLEAAFHTPDAETSATPGDD, encoded by the coding sequence ATGATGGCGACAGTCCTGCAGTCCCGTGTCACGTTCGCTGGACTGTCGTTTGACCCGCTCGTTCTCTCGGAGCCGCTGATGTGGCTCGTCCTCGCGAGCTTTCTCGGAAGTGCGCTCCTCCACCACAGAGACGAGCAGTGGGCCAGAATCACGGCAGTCACGGGGTGGGGACTGTTCGGCGCGTTCTGGTTCGTGCTGATCCCCCATTTCGTCCTGACACAGAAGAGTTTCGTCGAGGGGATCGGCAGCGTGGCCGCGGTCCCGCTGTCGCTGTATGCCGGCTACCTGTTGTGGAACGGGCGGGACTCGCTGTTCGTCTTGACCCGAGCGGTCGGGACGATGGGAATCGTCTACGTCCCCTTCCTCACGATCGAGCCGCTCCGGCAGTTCCTGGTCGAGGTTGTCACCGACCAGACCGGCTTTCTGATGGCGCTTTTGGGCGTCGATCCCGTCGTCGTCGACGGCTTCTCACACAACGGGATCGAGATCGTCACCAAGCAGTACCCCTACGAGAGCACGTTCTGGTTCGACCACGAGGAGGGGCCGGTCACCTACAACATCCTGCTTGCCTGTACCGGGATCGGGAGTATCTCGATCTTCGCCGGTGCCATCCTGGCGGTGTCGGCCCCGTGGCGGCGCAAGCTCAGGGCGCTGGCGGCGACGGCGGCGGTGATCTACGTCCTGAACCTGTTCCGGAACGTCTTCATCGCCATCTCGTTTGGCCGCCAGCGGATGCAGGTCTTCGAGGGGCCAATCATGTCGCTGTTCGGGATCTCGGACCCACGGATGGTGTCGTACTATCTCGCGGATCGGATTCTCGCACAGGTCGGCTCGGTCGTCGTCCTCGTCGGACTCACGTGGATACTGGTCCGGGAGCTTCCGGAGATGACGGTACTGGTCGAGGACCTGCTGTTCATGCTGACCGGCAACGAGTACGATCTCGAAGCGGCGTTTCACACGCCCGACGCCGAGACGAGCGCGACACCCGGTGACGACTAA